The Paenibacillus macerans genome includes a window with the following:
- a CDS encoding carbohydrate ABC transporter permease has translation METQKSIRLEPAVSGPGLQLGRKLGYGLLYIVLVLVAALQILPLIWLLFFSLKNNQEVFNMPPFSIPAHPRWENYEKVWTQGNISVYFLNSVWITAVSLVLTVILASFVTFAITRMKWKGSSFVLGLFMVGMMIPVHSTLIPLFSLFLKVGLTDHPLSVILSYAAFNLPITIMILLGFYYALPKEVEEAAIMDGCSIHRMFFRIILPMTASVLSTTAIINMIYNWNEFIFVNTFISSDHFKTLTVGVQNFIGQYTTDWGAIGATLMISILPILLAFFIMSNRIVEGIAAGSVKG, from the coding sequence ATGGAAACGCAAAAATCGATCCGTTTGGAACCGGCGGTTTCCGGTCCCGGTCTGCAGCTCGGCCGCAAGCTGGGGTACGGGCTGCTATATATCGTGCTCGTCCTTGTGGCGGCGCTGCAAATTTTGCCGCTGATCTGGCTGCTGTTCTTTTCGCTGAAAAACAATCAGGAAGTTTTCAACATGCCGCCTTTCTCCATTCCGGCGCATCCCCGCTGGGAGAACTACGAAAAGGTATGGACCCAAGGCAATATCAGCGTTTATTTCCTGAACAGCGTATGGATCACCGCCGTATCGCTCGTCTTGACCGTAATACTGGCGAGCTTCGTCACCTTTGCCATCACCCGCATGAAATGGAAAGGGAGCTCGTTTGTTCTCGGTTTATTTATGGTCGGGATGATGATTCCCGTACACTCGACGCTGATTCCGCTGTTTAGCCTGTTTTTGAAAGTCGGCTTGACGGACCATCCGCTGTCGGTCATCCTGTCCTATGCCGCGTTTAACCTGCCGATCACGATTATGATTTTGCTCGGATTTTATTACGCGCTGCCGAAGGAAGTGGAGGAGGCCGCCATTATGGACGGCTGCTCGATCCATCGGATGTTCTTCCGGATCATCCTGCCGATGACCGCTTCGGTGCTGTCGACGACGGCGATCATCAACATGATCTACAATTGGAACGAATTTATTTTCGTCAACACTTTCATCAGCTCGGATCACTTCAAAACGCTGACGGTCGGCGTCCAGAACTTCATCGGCCAGTATACGACCGATTGGGGCGCGATCGGCGCGACGCTGATGATCAGCATTTTGCCGATTCTGCTCGCCTTCTTCATCATGAGCAACCGCATTGTGGAAGGCATCGCCGCCGGATCGGTCAAAGGCTGA
- a CDS encoding carbohydrate ABC transporter permease — translation MNKVMSNKWVIALYVLPSLLLIMAMIYIPIVLTGYYGLMDWDGIGAMTFVGLANYSTLVKDPMFWQSAYHSLLLAVFSGLSLIGYLLIALVLSGKIKGANLFRKIYLIPMLLSSVAIAQLWLKIYHPSNGVLNSFLTGVGITDAPSWLAEPSMVLYALFVPIIWQYAGFYILIYYAALKNIPESLVEAARIDGAGAMSIAFRIKLPLIVEVIKVTIVLAIVGSLKYFDLIYVMTDGGPNGASEVMASYMYHQAFRGFDFGYGSAIGFSLLLICLVATWLIRKLTASDDTIQYS, via the coding sequence ATGAATAAGGTCATGTCGAATAAATGGGTCATTGCCCTGTATGTGCTGCCTTCTCTGCTGCTGATCATGGCCATGATCTATATTCCCATCGTACTGACCGGTTACTACGGGTTGATGGACTGGGACGGCATCGGAGCGATGACGTTTGTCGGCCTTGCCAACTACAGCACGCTCGTCAAGGATCCGATGTTTTGGCAAAGCGCGTACCATTCCTTGCTGCTGGCCGTTTTCTCCGGGCTTAGCCTGATCGGATACCTGCTGATTGCGCTCGTCTTGTCCGGAAAAATTAAAGGAGCCAACCTGTTTCGAAAAATTTACCTGATCCCAATGCTGTTGTCTTCGGTCGCGATCGCGCAGCTATGGCTGAAAATTTACCACCCTTCGAATGGGGTGCTCAACAGCTTCCTGACCGGGGTAGGCATTACGGACGCGCCGTCCTGGCTGGCGGAGCCGTCGATGGTGCTGTATGCCCTGTTCGTGCCGATCATCTGGCAGTATGCCGGCTTTTACATCCTGATCTATTACGCCGCGCTGAAGAACATCCCGGAATCGCTCGTGGAAGCGGCGCGCATCGACGGTGCGGGCGCAATGTCGATCGCCTTTCGCATCAAGCTGCCTCTGATCGTGGAAGTGATTAAAGTGACGATCGTACTCGCAATTGTAGGCTCGCTTAAGTATTTCGATCTGATCTATGTCATGACCGACGGGGGACCCAACGGAGCGAGCGAAGTGATGGCCTCCTACATGTACCATCAGGCCTTCCGCGGCTTCGACTTCGGTTACGGCAGCGCGATCGGGTTCTCGCTGCTGCTGATCTGTCTGGTCGCGACATGGCTGATCCGCAAATTGACGGCCTCGGACGACACGATTCAATATTCCTAA
- a CDS encoding extracellular solute-binding protein, with product MSNKKTASILLIALSLLLVLAGCGGKSNGGAASGGGGNAGANAGGEAVKPADGEKVTIKFMHLWPQGSSAQQNKLVNEIITQYQTDHPNVTIQQEVLENEQYKNKLKILSASNELPDVGVTWAAGFMDPYVKGNLFTPLDDLLDGGLKDKFVPGTTDAYAVGGKTYGLPIELNISPIYYNKAIFEKYNLQVPQTYDQFLQVVKTLSENGVAPIALGNKDRWTGSLWYMYLADRLGGPETLKKAIDRSGSFEDPALIQAAAEIQKLVDTNAFNKGFNGLSNDEGKSEFMNEKAAMYLMGTWEIPNFTTNPDVPQEFKDKVGFFKFPTVEGGKGDINSWVGGPGVGLFVAENSKVKDEAKKFVEYFIGKWGAESVSTAGVIPATKVDTSSSDLPQMYIDLLNELNNASNLTLFADVQMKPNAAQTHLNMIQALFGKAVTPEDFAKEHEAALQKGE from the coding sequence ATGTCCAACAAAAAGACAGCATCAATCCTTTTGATTGCGCTTTCACTATTGCTGGTGCTTGCCGGCTGCGGCGGGAAATCGAACGGCGGCGCGGCGAGCGGCGGTGGAGGAAATGCTGGCGCCAATGCCGGCGGCGAAGCAGTCAAACCGGCGGACGGCGAGAAAGTCACCATCAAGTTCATGCATTTGTGGCCGCAGGGCAGCTCGGCCCAGCAAAATAAACTGGTCAACGAAATCATTACCCAATATCAGACCGACCATCCGAACGTGACGATTCAGCAGGAGGTGCTGGAAAACGAGCAGTACAAAAATAAGCTGAAAATTTTATCCGCTTCGAACGAGCTTCCCGACGTCGGCGTGACTTGGGCGGCAGGCTTTATGGATCCGTACGTCAAAGGAAACCTGTTTACCCCGCTCGACGATTTGCTGGACGGAGGTTTGAAGGATAAATTCGTCCCGGGCACGACCGACGCTTACGCCGTGGGCGGTAAGACGTACGGGTTGCCGATCGAGCTCAACATTTCGCCGATTTATTACAACAAAGCGATTTTCGAGAAATACAATTTGCAAGTACCGCAAACGTACGATCAATTTTTGCAAGTCGTGAAAACGCTGTCGGAGAACGGCGTGGCCCCGATTGCCCTCGGCAACAAAGACCGCTGGACCGGTTCGCTGTGGTACATGTATCTGGCGGATCGGCTCGGCGGACCGGAAACGCTGAAGAAAGCGATCGACCGCTCCGGGTCGTTTGAAGATCCTGCGCTGATCCAGGCTGCCGCGGAAATTCAAAAGCTGGTGGATACGAACGCGTTCAACAAAGGCTTTAACGGCTTGTCCAACGATGAAGGCAAATCCGAGTTTATGAACGAAAAAGCGGCGATGTACCTGATGGGCACCTGGGAAATTCCGAACTTCACGACGAATCCGGACGTCCCGCAGGAATTCAAAGACAAGGTAGGCTTCTTCAAATTCCCGACCGTGGAAGGCGGGAAAGGCGACATCAACAGCTGGGTCGGCGGTCCGGGCGTAGGCTTGTTCGTCGCCGAAAACTCCAAGGTCAAAGACGAAGCGAAAAAATTCGTGGAGTATTTCATCGGCAAATGGGGCGCGGAATCGGTTAGCACGGCGGGCGTTATTCCGGCCACGAAAGTGGACACCTCTTCTTCCGATCTTCCGCAAATGTACATCGACCTGCTGAACGAACTGAACAATGCCAGCAACCTGACGTTGTTCGCCGACGTGCAAATGAAACCGAACGCGGCGCAAACGCACTTGAACATGATTCAGGCGTTGTTCGGCAAAGCGGTCACGCCGGAGGATTTCGCCAAGGAGCATGAAGCTGCCCTGCAAAAAGGGGAGTAA
- a CDS encoding transposase: MEVNAGTELQPFSSRFNSEQDCMEALIAMKWPNGFVCPRCAHTRCSRLTSRHIPLFECGKCKHQTSPLVGTIFEGTHLPLLKWFEALDLFLLEGGISALRLSKVIRVTYKTAWSMLHKIRHAVGEFDARELLSGEVKVNSDQYGRNPSRCQVLHPYASAVVAGCTVTESGEPEQVKIRLVPHKRGSEKWANRHDLTAFIGGHVDVRTSAVQLFPQAFRLYVPLRKVVREAWESLKSTYGALGLKHLQAYLNEYTGRRRLRLQEGLPGAEETMRQKLLQMCVAIPTISYRRLIARQPNQPLAAAA; this comes from the coding sequence ATGGAGGTCAATGCGGGAACGGAACTTCAGCCATTCAGCAGCCGTTTTAACAGCGAGCAGGACTGTATGGAGGCGTTGATTGCGATGAAGTGGCCAAATGGCTTTGTCTGCCCGCGTTGCGCTCACACCCGGTGCAGCCGTCTGACCTCCCGGCATATCCCCTTGTTCGAGTGCGGAAAGTGCAAGCATCAAACATCGCCTTTGGTCGGTACGATTTTTGAAGGAACGCATCTGCCCTTGCTCAAGTGGTTCGAGGCCCTGGATTTATTCCTGCTGGAGGGCGGCATCTCGGCGCTGCGGCTGAGCAAGGTGATCCGGGTCACCTACAAAACCGCCTGGTCGATGCTGCACAAAATACGCCATGCCGTGGGGGAGTTCGATGCCCGGGAACTGCTCTCCGGAGAAGTGAAGGTGAACAGCGATCAGTATGGGCGTAATCCATCCCGGTGTCAGGTTTTGCATCCGTACGCCTCGGCGGTCGTAGCCGGTTGCACGGTCACAGAGTCGGGCGAGCCGGAACAGGTCAAAATCCGTCTGGTACCGCATAAGCGGGGAAGTGAAAAATGGGCAAACCGTCACGATCTAACCGCGTTTATTGGCGGGCATGTGGATGTCCGTACATCGGCGGTACAGTTGTTCCCTCAGGCCTTTCGGCTGTATGTGCCCTTACGGAAAGTGGTGAGAGAGGCGTGGGAATCGCTGAAGAGTACGTATGGAGCCTTGGGACTGAAGCATCTGCAGGCGTACCTGAACGAGTACACCGGACGCCGCCGGCTGCGCCTGCAAGAAGGACTGCCGGGAGCGGAAGAAACGATGCGGCAGAAGTTACTGCAGATGTGTGTGGCGATTCCGACGATCTCTTACCGCCGACTGATCGCGCGCCAACCGAATCAGCCCCTTGCGGCTGCAGCCTGA
- a CDS encoding response regulator transcription factor, whose amino-acid sequence MIHSKTILIVEDEPRTRQGFVKTLEAWSCGRYRIEAAESGQAALAWLENHAAHLLITDIRMPGISGLELIEMQRKHKPFKPVTIIISGYPEFDYAQKAMQLGVVNYLLKPVDKHKLVQAVEQALLVEGDRHRIETLEKLADPRLLETKETDARYNPLVSDALRYLDEHLHEPVTLRQVADMLHLNPSYFSVLFKEQTEMTFSEYLSRLRMLRAKELLLRTSLPVGEIAERVGYQTDKYFIKVFKSFEGMSPSKYRNSVKNF is encoded by the coding sequence ATGATTCATTCCAAAACGATTTTAATCGTGGAAGACGAGCCGAGAACGAGGCAAGGTTTTGTCAAAACGCTGGAGGCCTGGTCCTGCGGGCGCTACCGGATCGAAGCGGCGGAGAGCGGCCAGGCAGCGCTGGCTTGGCTGGAGAACCACGCCGCTCATCTGCTGATCACGGACATCCGCATGCCGGGCATCAGCGGGTTGGAGCTGATCGAAATGCAGCGAAAGCATAAGCCGTTTAAACCAGTAACGATCATCATTTCCGGCTATCCGGAATTCGATTATGCGCAAAAAGCGATGCAGTTAGGCGTCGTCAACTATTTGCTCAAGCCGGTGGATAAGCATAAACTCGTGCAAGCCGTGGAGCAAGCGCTTCTGGTCGAGGGCGATCGGCACCGCATCGAAACGCTGGAGAAGCTGGCCGACCCGCGGCTGCTGGAGACGAAGGAGACCGATGCCCGGTACAATCCGCTGGTTAGCGATGCGCTTCGCTATTTGGACGAGCATTTGCACGAGCCGGTGACACTTCGCCAGGTGGCCGATATGCTGCATTTGAACCCGAGTTATTTCAGCGTCTTGTTCAAGGAGCAAACGGAAATGACGTTCAGCGAGTACCTCAGCCGGCTGCGGATGCTAAGGGCGAAGGAGTTGCTGCTGCGCACGTCTTTACCCGTCGGTGAAATCGCCGAACGCGTCGGGTATCAAACGGACAAATATTTTATCAAAGTGTTCAAATCGTTCGAAGGCATGAGTCCCAGCAAATATAGAAACAGCGTCAAGAACTTTTGA
- a CDS encoding cache domain-containing sensor histidine kinase — MRKPKRWFTLKNQIFVGFMLAMVLVLTLASILTYTQGSALLENNAEKHIGQTALQANGRLDALLAQIKTLSTQVATDGSIQQLLLSEVEGTKTPFSARQSLLSILGNYQSYVTGIKSLELYTTDYRRLFPLNDIPLQDTIDPKWIAAADRGKGELVWIGADPKDPSSVLALRRVSLIDRWFSSGGYLMVRIDRTYFQLQEQVSGEGGEYILLVDGNFHTIASNFGRSAGTLNLSELLTNEGKNITIGGQEFIEVKQKSEPTGWTLVFFTPVSYVTSGISALRTAVLVSGAIGVLLFLIMSLLLSTMITRPIFKLIKAMRGARFGVLQPNPMFSNTMEINELNNTYNQMVDNMNELIRVVYEKELLQSRTELKALQAQINPHFLFNTLEAFYWSLEEKGEEELASLVVSMSSLFRYTISRPNQDEWVTVEEELEHVEHYLQLMDIRLGERLTWSIEAGTFGGVKIPKLLIQPLVENAILHGVETKEGPGVVTVNVSPSGREGYVKITVRDNGPGMDEEMLRKLKQALDGGPALSSKGSGFGIVNVQRRLRLYFDKEQGAKPGLDVYSRPGEGTLVSFEIPSEYGGAV, encoded by the coding sequence GTGAGAAAACCGAAACGATGGTTCACCTTAAAAAATCAAATCTTCGTCGGCTTTATGCTTGCCATGGTTCTCGTGCTTACGCTAGCCAGCATCCTGACCTACACCCAGGGCTCCGCCCTGCTGGAGAACAATGCGGAGAAGCATATCGGCCAAACCGCGCTGCAGGCCAACGGCCGGCTTGACGCTTTGCTCGCCCAGATCAAAACGCTGTCGACGCAGGTGGCGACGGACGGCAGCATCCAGCAGCTGCTGCTGTCCGAGGTGGAGGGGACGAAGACGCCGTTCAGCGCACGCCAATCCCTTCTATCGATTCTGGGAAATTATCAGTCGTACGTCACGGGGATTAAATCGCTGGAGCTGTATACGACCGATTACCGCCGGCTGTTCCCGCTGAACGATATTCCGCTGCAGGACACGATCGATCCGAAATGGATCGCCGCCGCCGACCGGGGAAAAGGGGAACTCGTCTGGATCGGCGCCGATCCCAAAGATCCCTCTTCAGTGCTCGCCTTAAGGCGCGTCAGCCTGATCGACCGCTGGTTTTCGTCCGGGGGATATCTGATGGTGCGGATCGACCGTACCTACTTCCAGCTTCAGGAGCAGGTGAGCGGAGAAGGCGGCGAATATATTTTGCTGGTCGACGGGAATTTCCACACGATCGCTTCCAATTTCGGCCGGTCGGCCGGGACGCTGAATTTGTCCGAACTGCTTACCAACGAGGGGAAAAACATTACGATCGGCGGGCAGGAATTTATCGAGGTGAAGCAAAAGTCAGAGCCTACCGGCTGGACGCTCGTATTTTTTACGCCTGTCAGCTACGTCACGAGCGGGATTTCCGCCCTGCGCACGGCCGTGCTCGTGTCCGGCGCGATCGGGGTGCTGTTGTTTCTGATTATGTCGCTATTGCTGTCGACGATGATCACCCGGCCGATCTTCAAGCTGATCAAGGCGATGCGGGGGGCGAGATTCGGGGTGCTGCAGCCCAATCCGATGTTCTCCAACACGATGGAGATCAACGAACTGAACAATACGTACAACCAGATGGTCGACAACATGAACGAATTGATCCGGGTCGTTTACGAGAAGGAACTGCTGCAAAGCCGGACGGAGCTGAAAGCGCTTCAAGCGCAGATCAATCCGCATTTTCTGTTTAATACGCTGGAGGCTTTTTATTGGTCGCTGGAGGAGAAAGGCGAAGAGGAATTGGCCAGCCTTGTCGTCAGCATGTCCAGCCTGTTCCGGTATACCATCAGCCGACCGAACCAGGACGAGTGGGTCACCGTCGAAGAGGAGCTCGAGCATGTCGAGCATTATTTGCAGCTTATGGACATCCGGCTGGGCGAGCGGCTAACTTGGTCAATCGAAGCCGGAACTTTCGGGGGTGTGAAAATTCCCAAGCTGCTGATCCAGCCGCTGGTGGAGAACGCGATTCTGCACGGTGTGGAGACAAAGGAAGGCCCGGGCGTGGTGACGGTGAACGTATCGCCTTCCGGCCGGGAAGGTTACGTAAAAATCACGGTCCGGGACAACGGCCCCGGCATGGACGAAGAGATGCTGCGCAAGCTGAAGCAGGCGTTGGACGGCGGGCCGGCCCTGTCGTCCAAGGGGAGCGGATTCGGGATCGTCAACGTGCAGCGGCGGCTGCGGCTTTATTTTGACAAGGAACAAGGCGCAAAACCGGGACTGGACGTATATAGCCGGCCGGGAGAGGGCACGCTGGTGAGCTTTGAAATTCCGAGCGAATATGGGGGAGCGGTATGA
- a CDS encoding HAD family hydrolase produces MKSTKPAACAHAVFFDLDDTLYDHLLPFRGALQAVLNTGDDFPYEPAYHRMRYYSDHLSALAGGTPTHGPALEEMRTERFVRSLAEFGVTLKQEQAAAVQAAYLDRQFCIRPFERAFELIGKLKSDKALVGLITNGPPEHQWRKIRALELDRLIPPNLIYISGAVGITKPDRKLFDRVAAEAGLAPEQCCYVGDSWRNDVVGAAGAGWRTIWFNHRRAQPESAFRPHEQAFSYADLSRLLLGE; encoded by the coding sequence TTGAAGTCTACAAAACCTGCCGCATGCGCACATGCCGTTTTTTTCGATCTGGACGATACGCTCTACGATCATTTGCTTCCCTTTCGCGGAGCCCTGCAAGCGGTGCTTAACACTGGAGACGATTTCCCGTATGAACCCGCTTATCACCGGATGCGCTATTACAGCGACCACCTGTCCGCCCTGGCCGGCGGCACGCCTACCCACGGCCCGGCGCTTGAGGAAATGCGAACGGAGCGTTTCGTGCGCTCCCTGGCCGAGTTCGGTGTAACGCTCAAGCAGGAACAGGCAGCCGCCGTACAGGCCGCTTATCTGGACCGCCAGTTTTGCATCCGCCCCTTTGAGCGTGCATTCGAGCTCATCGGGAAGCTGAAATCGGACAAAGCCCTCGTAGGTTTAATTACCAACGGGCCGCCGGAACACCAATGGCGCAAAATCCGCGCGCTGGAGTTGGATCGCCTGATTCCACCGAACCTGATCTATATTTCCGGAGCCGTCGGCATCACCAAACCGGACCGGAAGCTGTTCGACCGCGTGGCCGCGGAGGCCGGCTTAGCCCCAGAACAATGCTGTTACGTCGGCGATTCATGGCGCAATGACGTCGTAGGCGCCGCCGGTGCCGGCTGGCGGACCATATGGTTCAACCACCGGCGCGCCCAGCCCGAATCCGCGTTTCGTCCGCATGAGCAGGCGTTCAGCTACGCCGACTTAAGCCGCCTCCTTCTCGGGGAATAA